The following coding sequences lie in one Streptomyces sp. NBC_00510 genomic window:
- a CDS encoding helix-turn-helix domain-containing protein, giving the protein MNGEIARTAVEKRDELLSPRQVHADYGFSPQTLANWRWTGQGPDYIKQTPGKGGRIKYRRSSIEGWLTAQTVQVGGRAA; this is encoded by the coding sequence ACGGAGAGATCGCGCGGACCGCCGTTGAGAAGCGGGACGAGCTGCTCAGCCCGCGGCAGGTCCACGCCGACTACGGGTTCAGCCCGCAGACCCTCGCCAACTGGCGCTGGACGGGCCAGGGGCCCGACTACATCAAGCAGACCCCCGGCAAGGGTGGCCGCATCAAGTACCGCCGCAGCTCCATCGAGGGGTGGCTGACCGCACAGACGGTGCAGGTCGGGGGCCGGGCGGCGTGA